The Mucilaginibacter mallensis genome has a segment encoding these proteins:
- a CDS encoding FecR family protein, whose translation MEQHLFFELIDKCLSGKATREEQALLDEYYRRLDKNNQSHLTPEQEQLLEELMLQNIRTKIKDVPPIVSFKSTGYFTRYAAAAAIIIGFSISAYLHFKHAKRVVPIALSIKNDIRPGSNKAVLTLGNGRQIVLNDAKNGNLAQQGTTSVQKTGGGVVAYQVSVHDDNNAKASNAIDSNTITTPRGGQYEAILPDGTHVWLNSVSSIRFPVAFAGKERKVAITGEVYFEVAKDKHKPFAVISARQTITVLGTHFNVMAYPEENSVITTLLEGSVKITKGNTSKMLRPGEQALVNDDIKISPANTEDAIAWKNGITSFTEADVKTIMRKVSRWYDVDVEYQGQISDRTFTGAISRKSNLSSLLKILALNHIQFFKEDNKLIVKQ comes from the coding sequence ATGGAACAACATCTTTTTTTTGAACTTATAGATAAATGCCTTTCCGGAAAAGCGACGCGGGAAGAACAAGCCCTTTTAGACGAATACTATAGACGACTGGATAAAAATAATCAGTCGCACTTAACTCCAGAGCAGGAACAGTTATTAGAAGAACTGATGTTGCAAAACATCCGGACGAAAATAAAGGATGTTCCGCCTATTGTTTCATTTAAAAGCACCGGTTATTTTACGCGATATGCGGCTGCAGCTGCTATCATAATTGGTTTCAGCATCAGTGCCTATTTGCATTTTAAGCATGCAAAGCGGGTTGTCCCGATAGCATTGTCAATTAAAAATGATATCCGCCCGGGTAGTAATAAGGCTGTACTTACGCTAGGCAACGGACGGCAAATTGTTTTGAATGATGCTAAAAATGGGAACCTTGCACAACAGGGAACCACTTCTGTTCAAAAAACAGGCGGTGGTGTTGTTGCCTATCAGGTTAGTGTACATGATGACAATAATGCCAAAGCAAGTAATGCAATTGATTCCAACACGATCACTACACCGCGTGGCGGCCAATATGAAGCGATACTTCCTGATGGAACCCATGTGTGGCTTAATTCAGTTTCATCCATACGTTTTCCGGTGGCCTTTGCCGGTAAAGAACGAAAAGTAGCAATTACAGGCGAGGTTTATTTTGAAGTAGCTAAAGACAAGCATAAACCATTTGCTGTCATTTCGGCCAGGCAAACCATAACGGTTTTAGGTACACATTTTAATGTAATGGCCTATCCCGAAGAAAACAGTGTTATTACAACATTACTGGAAGGTTCTGTAAAAATCACAAAAGGAAATACAAGCAAAATGTTAAGACCTGGTGAACAGGCGCTTGTTAATGATGATATAAAGATTAGCCCTGCTAATACAGAAGATGCTATAGCCTGGAAAAATGGTATAACCTCTTTTACAGAAGCTGATGTTAAAACCATTATGAGAAAAGTTTCCAGGTGGTATGATGTAGATGTGGAATACCAGGGCCAGATCTCAGACCGCACATTTACCGGGGCTATTTCCAGAAAATCAAATCTTTCCAGTCTGTTAAAAATCTTAGCCCTGAATCATATTCAGTTTTTCAAGGAAGACAACAAACTAATTGTAAAACAATAA
- a CDS encoding ABC transporter permease: protein MIKSYFKITLRNLQKQKTLAFINVFGLSIGIACFTLLSLFVINEFSFDKFHKNAANIYRPYVLDNTLNGQPGEGFTDFSIGKMTMGEAMKRDLPDIQNFVRLQLPWGENVVRTDRNVERASLTFADKSLFSVFTFPLKYGNAATALHGINDIVLTETRAKELFGTDDVVGKIIEIQIGTTFQPFMVSAVAKDMPANSTIRFDILGNFLFAQKNSLIIGNNWHPTVWQTYVQLRPGSALPGDQLQLARFYMNLNPNYAADLKSSGLTWKKNEQPFIFKLQPLLSIHTDSWFHGWSFTDYEVIDPKTIWILLTIAGGILLIACINFTTLAIGRSAGRSKEVGVRKVIGAGKRQIIFQFLTETLLLTIISAVLGLLLAKILLPGFNQLSGRELQLSIALYPQIVLLLAGLVLVVGLLAGSYPAVVLSNFKPVEVLKNKIRIGGSNLFTKSLVTFQFVLSIILIVATTVILQQTKYLINKNPGFNKDNVIAIDASQVDPNKIFPSFKQAVLDYPGIMGVTSAMAGLGAGNDLLGYSDPGGSGISAAINGVDPDYIKVLGMQLLAGRNFEPIGANDTVKRIIINETMMRAFKWTAQNAVGQTIKNFQGRTAHVIGVVKNFNYRPLSEGVKNQVFETSADKGYTHFYVRINPGNPSPALRVIQKAWNSVAPGIPMKYTFLDDDVNNYYNSEQRWSNMVGWASGISIFLACLGLLGLTALAAINRIKEIGIRKVLGASVINITNLLLSDFLKLILVAFAIASPLAWYFMHKWLQDYANRINISWTIFLLAGGFTIAIAVITISFQAIKAAIANPVESLRAE, encoded by the coding sequence ATGATAAAGAGTTATTTCAAAATCACGCTTCGTAACCTGCAAAAGCAGAAGACCTTAGCATTTATCAATGTTTTTGGGCTATCTATCGGTATTGCATGTTTTACTTTGTTGTCGTTATTCGTGATCAATGAATTCAGCTTTGATAAGTTTCATAAAAATGCTGCCAATATTTACCGCCCTTATGTACTTGATAATACACTTAATGGACAACCTGGTGAAGGGTTCACTGATTTCTCAATAGGAAAAATGACTATGGGCGAAGCAATGAAACGGGATTTACCCGATATTCAAAATTTTGTCCGATTACAATTACCCTGGGGTGAAAACGTGGTGAGAACTGATAGAAATGTGGAACGGGCCAGTCTAACTTTTGCCGATAAGTCACTCTTTTCGGTTTTTACATTCCCTTTAAAATACGGCAATGCTGCTACGGCCCTGCACGGTATTAATGATATTGTATTGACAGAGACAAGGGCAAAGGAATTATTTGGGACCGACGATGTAGTCGGCAAAATAATTGAAATACAAATCGGCACAACATTTCAGCCATTTATGGTCTCTGCAGTGGCCAAAGATATGCCTGCTAATTCGACCATACGCTTTGACATACTTGGGAATTTCCTTTTTGCTCAAAAAAATAGTCTTATAATTGGGAACAACTGGCACCCAACAGTTTGGCAAACATATGTTCAGCTACGGCCCGGAAGTGCGCTGCCTGGTGATCAACTACAGTTAGCCCGTTTCTACATGAACCTTAATCCCAATTATGCCGCAGATCTGAAAAGCTCCGGTTTAACATGGAAGAAAAACGAACAGCCTTTTATTTTCAAACTTCAGCCTTTACTTTCTATTCATACAGACAGCTGGTTTCATGGCTGGTCTTTTACTGATTATGAGGTTATTGATCCTAAAACTATCTGGATATTGTTAACAATTGCAGGAGGCATTTTGCTGATCGCCTGCATTAATTTTACTACCCTCGCTATTGGCCGCTCCGCAGGAAGAAGCAAAGAAGTAGGGGTACGAAAGGTGATTGGTGCCGGAAAACGACAAATCATTTTCCAATTTCTTACCGAGACATTATTACTTACCATTATTTCAGCTGTATTGGGCCTGTTATTGGCAAAAATACTTTTGCCCGGTTTCAATCAGCTATCTGGAAGGGAGCTACAGCTTTCCATAGCCCTTTATCCGCAAATAGTTTTGTTATTGGCAGGGTTAGTGCTCGTAGTTGGCTTATTGGCCGGCAGCTATCCTGCGGTGGTATTATCCAACTTTAAACCGGTTGAGGTTTTAAAAAATAAGATACGCATTGGTGGTTCAAATTTATTTACCAAATCATTGGTCACTTTCCAGTTTGTTTTATCTATTATTTTAATTGTTGCTACAACTGTTATACTTCAACAAACCAAATATTTGATTAATAAGAACCCTGGTTTCAATAAGGACAATGTTATTGCTATTGATGCTTCTCAGGTTGACCCGAATAAAATTTTCCCATCGTTTAAACAAGCGGTGCTTGACTATCCTGGAATAATGGGGGTAACCAGCGCAATGGCAGGTTTGGGAGCCGGTAACGATCTGTTGGGATATAGTGATCCCGGTGGTTCAGGCATTTCGGCGGCTATAAATGGTGTTGATCCGGATTATATCAAAGTACTTGGTATGCAGCTACTCGCCGGGAGAAATTTTGAACCTATTGGTGCCAATGATACCGTAAAGCGGATCATCATCAATGAAACCATGATGCGGGCATTTAAATGGACCGCACAGAACGCAGTTGGGCAGACAATAAAAAATTTCCAGGGAAGAACTGCTCACGTAATCGGCGTTGTGAAAAACTTCAATTATCGCCCTTTGAGCGAAGGCGTAAAAAACCAGGTGTTTGAAACGTCAGCCGATAAAGGATATACTCATTTTTATGTCCGCATAAACCCGGGTAACCCGTCCCCGGCGCTGCGTGTTATACAAAAAGCGTGGAATAGTGTGGCACCGGGGATACCAATGAAATATACTTTTCTTGATGATGACGTCAATAATTATTACAATAGCGAGCAAAGATGGAGCAATATGGTAGGTTGGGCTAGCGGCATTTCTATTTTCTTGGCCTGCCTTGGTTTACTTGGTTTGACAGCTCTTGCAGCTATTAATCGGATCAAAGAAATTGGGATAAGAAAAGTGCTGGGTGCATCCGTTATCAATATTACAAATCTTCTTTTAAGCGATTTCTTAAAATTGATTTTGGTCGCATTTGCTATTGCCTCGCCGTTAGCGTGGTACTTTATGCATAAATGGCTGCAGGATTATGCGAACAGGATAAATATTAGCTGGACAATATTTTTACTGGCGGGTGGGTTTACAATTGCTATAGCTGTGATCACCATCAGCTTCCAGGCTATCAAAGCGGCGATAGCAAATCCGGTTGAGAGTTTGAGGGCGGAATAA
- a CDS encoding RNA polymerase sigma-70 factor: MAALQISTDQKLVALLKQGQETAFTEIYSRYWKSLYSNANNVLGDDELAKDIVQNVFISIWQRRLELDIQSLKAYLHQAVRFAVFKVIREQKVNDAFYERLAYVTVEIINDNPLVYKEQQELINKLINSLPPDCLEAYQLSREENLTYKQIAFQLSISEKTVEKRLSKSLRHIRNGLSVGACVAVIMLVS, translated from the coding sequence ATGGCGGCATTACAAATCTCTACAGATCAGAAACTGGTAGCTTTATTGAAGCAGGGTCAGGAAACTGCTTTTACAGAAATTTACTCAAGATACTGGAAGTCATTATATAGTAATGCCAATAATGTGCTTGGGGATGATGAGTTGGCCAAAGACATTGTACAAAATGTTTTTATAAGTATCTGGCAGCGCAGATTAGAATTGGATATACAGTCTTTAAAGGCTTATCTGCATCAGGCTGTACGTTTTGCTGTGTTTAAAGTAATCAGAGAGCAAAAAGTTAATGACGCTTTTTACGAGCGCCTTGCTTATGTTACTGTTGAGATCATCAATGACAATCCTTTAGTATATAAAGAGCAACAGGAATTGATAAATAAACTGATCAACTCATTGCCGCCCGATTGCCTGGAAGCATACCAGTTGAGCCGGGAAGAAAATTTAACCTACAAACAGATCGCTTTTCAATTAAGCATTTCTGAAAAAACCGTCGAAAAACGACTTTCCAAATCGTTGCGCCATATACGCAACGGCCTTAGCGTTGGCGCTTGCGTAGCCGTAATAATGCTCGTATCCTGA
- a CDS encoding SDR family NAD(P)-dependent oxidoreductase — MTQQNDNSSANKVWFITGASRGFGRVWADAALKRGDKVAATARKLESIADLKEKYGANVLTLELDVTRPDQVKAAVEQAYDHFGRLDIVLNNAGYSLVGTIEEASADDVRALYETNIFGTLAVIQAALPLLRKQGSGHILGTSSGLGHVTLPVIGYYCSSKWAFEAIHESLALEVKDFGIKVTIIEPGAYATEFGSQESLKFAAGLDIYEDFKTNFFGRLRGMERGDPNATPEAIFKIVDAENPPLRFNLGSHNLPWVRAAYAERLATWEEWNAVATAAQGTSK; from the coding sequence ATGACACAACAAAATGATAATTCAAGTGCAAATAAAGTTTGGTTCATTACAGGTGCTTCGCGGGGCTTTGGACGCGTTTGGGCCGATGCGGCGCTTAAGCGCGGCGATAAGGTTGCAGCTACAGCGCGCAAATTAGAAAGCATTGCCGATCTAAAAGAAAAGTATGGCGCAAACGTGCTGACTTTGGAACTCGACGTAACCAGACCCGATCAGGTGAAGGCAGCTGTGGAGCAAGCTTATGATCACTTCGGGAGGCTCGATATCGTTCTCAATAATGCCGGTTATTCATTAGTCGGTACGATTGAGGAAGCCAGCGCGGACGATGTACGAGCGCTCTATGAGACGAATATTTTCGGCACACTTGCCGTGATTCAAGCAGCCTTGCCATTGCTGCGAAAGCAAGGTAGTGGGCATATCCTCGGCACATCGAGCGGCCTTGGTCATGTTACATTGCCGGTGATCGGCTATTACTGTTCCTCAAAATGGGCGTTCGAAGCAATTCACGAAAGTTTAGCCTTAGAGGTTAAAGATTTTGGGATAAAAGTAACGATCATAGAGCCTGGCGCCTATGCCACCGAGTTCGGGAGCCAGGAGTCTTTGAAATTCGCGGCAGGCCTCGACATCTACGAAGATTTTAAAACGAACTTTTTCGGCAGGTTAAGAGGCATGGAAAGAGGCGACCCAAATGCGACGCCAGAGGCCATCTTTAAAATTGTTGATGCGGAAAACCCGCCGCTGAGGTTTAACCTTGGCAGCCACAATTTGCCCTGGGTGCGTGCAGCCTATGCTGAGCGCCTGGCAACCTGGGAAGAATGGAATGCTGTTGCCACAGCAGCCCAGGGCACTTCAAAGTAA
- a CDS encoding helix-turn-helix domain-containing protein, translating into MKKEEIVHVKMESLSDMHRAFGLPAPAHPLISMVDGATSRVILSNSPHAHVLNFYKISYKPRLGGKLKYGQDYYDFDEGGLLFAAPKQIIGNPGNNNAEVCSRYTLLIHPDFFLNYPLAKKIKQYGFFSYSANEALHLSDKEKETIISIFEIIDDELNSRIDDFSQDVIISQIELLLNYANRFYKRQFITRKAVSNDLLQKLEDVLDGYFVGEKSLSQGIPTVQYLSDHLNISPSYLSDMLRSLTGQNAQQHIHHKLIEKAKEKLSTTSLSVSEVAYELGFEHPQSFSKLFKTKTNLSPLEFRRSFN; encoded by the coding sequence ATGAAAAAGGAAGAGATAGTCCATGTTAAAATGGAATCGTTATCAGATATGCATCGGGCCTTCGGTTTACCGGCACCAGCGCATCCGTTAATCAGCATGGTAGACGGCGCAACGAGCCGGGTCATATTAAGCAATTCGCCCCACGCTCATGTACTAAATTTTTATAAAATATCCTATAAGCCGCGCCTGGGTGGCAAGTTAAAATATGGCCAGGATTATTATGATTTTGATGAAGGGGGCTTGTTATTTGCTGCACCTAAACAGATTATTGGCAACCCTGGGAACAATAATGCAGAAGTATGTTCTCGATACACTTTATTGATACATCCCGACTTTTTTTTGAACTATCCTTTAGCAAAAAAGATCAAGCAATATGGTTTTTTTTCTTATTCAGCTAATGAAGCACTGCATCTTTCAGACAAGGAAAAGGAAACCATCATTTCAATTTTTGAGATCATTGATGATGAATTGAACAGCAGAATAGATGATTTTAGCCAGGATGTGATCATTTCACAAATTGAGTTATTGCTGAATTATGCCAATCGTTTTTACAAGCGTCAATTCATCACCCGCAAAGCCGTAAGTAATGATCTGTTGCAAAAGCTGGAAGATGTTTTAGATGGATATTTCGTGGGCGAAAAATCTTTAAGCCAGGGAATACCGACAGTTCAATATCTTTCAGATCACTTAAATATATCCCCAAGCTATTTAAGCGATATGCTGCGTTCCCTTACCGGGCAAAATGCACAGCAGCACATACACCATAAACTCATAGAAAAGGCGAAGGAAAAATTATCCACCACCAGCCTATCTGTAAGTGAAGTTGCCTACGAGTTGGGCTTTGAACATCCGCAATCGTTTAGTAAGCTATTCAAAACAAAAACTAACCTTTCGCCATTAGAATTCAGACGATCGTTTAACTAG